The following proteins are co-located in the Heliorestis convoluta genome:
- a CDS encoding Ppx/GppA phosphatase family protein, with translation MEHEKRYGAIDIGSNSLRFLVASVQAGRLLPLWRHLETTRLGQKVDQDGRLSPEAIERTIEALRRGLEVMKEQALATPYIAAFATSAVREATNGQLFCDRVQRELGLSVKVLSGEMEGRLSYEGALVMMDSKSLDGKVPVVIDIGGGSTEVVWYDQSWWRKSLPLGALRVTERKWSAREIVQAWQPLTTILQEQLRGKAPLLVGVGGTVTTLGAMVLKMSVYDPDRVHGTRLSLEQTKSYAKELALLSTEERKKIAGLQPERADIIPAGVEVLAQFMEHAGFSSVVVSETDLLHQALWEIAKGRW, from the coding sequence TTGGAACATGAAAAACGCTATGGTGCCATTGATATCGGCTCTAACTCCCTTCGCTTTCTCGTCGCATCAGTGCAAGCAGGAAGGCTTCTGCCTTTGTGGAGGCATTTAGAGACGACACGGTTAGGGCAAAAGGTAGACCAAGATGGTAGACTGTCTCCAGAAGCCATCGAGCGAACAATAGAAGCTTTACGACGAGGCCTTGAAGTTATGAAAGAGCAAGCTCTTGCTACGCCTTATATCGCTGCTTTTGCAACAAGCGCTGTTCGAGAGGCAACAAACGGCCAACTTTTTTGTGATAGAGTGCAAAGAGAACTAGGCCTTTCTGTTAAAGTTCTTTCTGGTGAAATGGAAGGGCGCCTTAGTTATGAAGGTGCTTTGGTGATGATGGATTCTAAGAGTCTCGATGGCAAGGTACCCGTTGTTATTGATATTGGTGGTGGCAGCACAGAAGTGGTCTGGTATGACCAATCTTGGTGGAGGAAAAGCCTACCATTAGGAGCCTTGCGGGTTACAGAAAGAAAATGGTCTGCTCGGGAAATTGTACAAGCTTGGCAGCCTCTTACAACAATCTTGCAAGAACAATTGCGGGGAAAAGCTCCACTTCTCGTTGGTGTAGGTGGTACTGTCACGACCTTAGGCGCTATGGTGTTAAAAATGTCTGTCTATGATCCCGACCGAGTTCACGGCACAAGGCTGTCTTTAGAACAAACGAAAAGCTATGCCAAAGAATTGGCGCTTTTGTCGACGGAAGAGCGTAAAAAAATTGCCGGTCTTCAGCCCGAAAGAGCTGATATAATACCGGCAGGTGTAGAGGTGCTTGCTCAATTTATGGAGCATGCAGGCTTTTCTTCTGTTGTAGTTAGTGAAACAGACTTACTCCACCAGGCCTTGTGGGAAATAGCAAAAGGTCGCTGGTAG
- the mazG gene encoding nucleoside triphosphate pyrophosphohydrolase, with product MAPAIEIVGLGAGSPGHLTLAGWQALCSARRLFLRTRIHPTVEYLEKEGLSFHSFDDLYEKATSFDTLYADIAHILCQEALKGPITFAVPGHPFVGERVVPLLLEAAKKENLEVSIIAGTSFLEAMYPLLQMDPAQGFLLLDALALQEEDLMPGKETIVTQIHSTFVASDVKLTLMEQYPDDHEVVVVRAAGVEGLEKVAKLPLYELDHLSWIDHLTSLYVPSLPARIFDKGKKQDDLVHRESSVRPLMDVMKTLLGPEGCPWDRKQTHQSLKPYLIEEAYEVLEAIDEKDPQKLQDELGDLLLQVLFHALLATEKGHFGMGDVVQSITEKMIRRHPHVFGNVQVSGADEVLLNWEAIKAQEKGQGEKEKGQPSLLDALTVTLPALLRAEKVQKKASVVGFDWIDWQGPRDKVMEEWKELVEAVDLGDEKACQEELGDLLFAVVNIARFLKVNPEEALQRTTDKFIRRFQYIEDVCRKEGKTMSSCSLAELDQKWEEAKRREKMDKNQTKREK from the coding sequence ATGGCTCCAGCGATAGAAATAGTTGGATTGGGTGCGGGTTCACCGGGACACTTGACATTGGCCGGCTGGCAGGCCTTGTGCTCTGCTCGCCGTCTTTTTTTGCGCACTCGTATTCATCCTACCGTTGAATATCTGGAAAAAGAGGGCTTGTCATTTCACAGCTTTGACGATCTTTACGAAAAAGCTACTTCTTTTGATACCCTATACGCAGACATAGCGCACATTCTTTGTCAGGAAGCTTTAAAAGGACCCATTACCTTTGCGGTACCAGGTCATCCTTTTGTCGGAGAGCGAGTTGTACCTTTATTGCTCGAAGCGGCAAAAAAAGAAAACCTGGAGGTTTCAATTATTGCAGGCACGAGCTTCCTAGAAGCGATGTACCCACTTTTGCAAATGGATCCGGCCCAGGGCTTTCTTTTGCTCGACGCTTTGGCTCTCCAAGAGGAAGATCTCATGCCTGGAAAAGAAACAATTGTTACGCAGATTCATTCGACCTTCGTTGCTTCTGATGTGAAGTTAACGTTGATGGAGCAATATCCTGATGATCACGAAGTCGTCGTTGTCAGAGCTGCCGGTGTTGAGGGACTAGAAAAAGTGGCCAAGCTTCCATTGTATGAACTTGATCACCTCTCTTGGATCGATCATCTCACATCGCTCTATGTGCCGTCATTGCCTGCAAGGATTTTCGATAAGGGAAAAAAGCAGGATGATCTGGTACATCGGGAAAGCTCTGTCAGGCCTCTTATGGATGTAATGAAGACATTACTAGGGCCTGAAGGATGTCCCTGGGATAGAAAGCAGACGCATCAATCTTTGAAGCCTTATCTAATAGAAGAAGCCTATGAAGTATTGGAAGCAATTGATGAAAAAGATCCGCAAAAGCTGCAAGATGAATTGGGCGATCTATTGTTACAAGTCCTTTTCCATGCTTTGTTGGCTACTGAAAAAGGACACTTTGGTATGGGCGATGTTGTTCAGTCTATCACCGAGAAAATGATACGACGCCACCCTCACGTCTTTGGCAACGTGCAAGTCAGTGGTGCCGATGAAGTACTTCTGAACTGGGAAGCGATTAAAGCGCAAGAAAAAGGTCAGGGAGAGAAAGAAAAGGGTCAACCTTCTCTGTTAGATGCTTTGACTGTGACGCTTCCGGCTTTACTAAGAGCGGAAAAAGTACAAAAAAAAGCGTCTGTTGTAGGTTTTGACTGGATAGACTGGCAGGGGCCTCGTGACAAAGTGATGGAAGAGTGGAAAGAGCTAGTAGAAGCCGTTGACCTTGGCGATGAAAAAGCTTGTCAAGAGGAACTGGGCGATCTTCTTTTTGCTGTTGTAAATATAGCTCGCTTTTTGAAAGTAAACCCAGAAGAAGCTTTGCAACGGACAACTGATAAATTTATAAGAAGATTTCAATATATAGAGGATGTATGTAGAAAAGAAGGGAAAACAATGTCTTCTTGTTCCCTTGCTGAGCTTGATCAAAAGTGGGAAGAAGCAAAAAGAAGAGAGAAAATGGACAAGAACCAGACCAAAAGAGAGAAATAA
- the spoVT gene encoding stage V sporulation protein T, giving the protein MKATGIVRRIDDLGRVVIPKEIRRTLRIREGDPLEIFVDREGEVILKKYSPIGELGDFAKEYADSLSEATGHIACIADRDNIIAVAGAPKKEFLGKPIGPAVERVMEERKAVLIHKPGEHTHCKGCPSTEEEMDCKFTAEVIAPIIAEGDPIGAVLLASKDPNAKMGDMEIKLAETAAGFLAKQMEQ; this is encoded by the coding sequence ATGAAAGCAACGGGCATCGTACGGCGAATCGATGATCTCGGTCGCGTTGTAATTCCAAAGGAAATACGTAGAACCTTACGTATCCGTGAAGGTGATCCCTTAGAGATTTTCGTTGACCGTGAAGGCGAAGTTATCTTAAAGAAGTACTCGCCCATTGGAGAATTAGGGGATTTTGCAAAGGAATATGCTGACTCCTTAAGTGAGGCCACGGGGCATATTGCTTGTATTGCCGATCGAGATAATATAATCGCTGTGGCAGGAGCTCCGAAAAAAGAGTTCCTTGGAAAACCGATAGGTCCTGCAGTGGAACGAGTCATGGAAGAGCGTAAAGCTGTACTCATCCATAAACCTGGCGAGCATACCCATTGCAAAGGTTGTCCATCGACAGAAGAAGAAATGGACTGTAAGTTTACGGCTGAAGTCATTGCGCCAATTATTGCAGAAGGCGATCCTATAGGAGCTGTTCTTTTGGCTTCCAAAGATCCCAATGCGAAAATGGGAGATATGGAGATCAAGCTTGCTGAAACGGCTGCTGGTTTTCTAGCAAAGCAAATGGAGCAGTAG
- a CDS encoding Mur ligase family protein has translation MFPSPRLLTALWLGKVAITVNRHIGHGGTSLPGMVGRKIAPQMLSSLASQLKKGAIVVTGTNGKTTTSKMLAAIMEKAGLTLTHNRAGANLISGITTAFIQSASVGGQIGSDLGIIEVDEATVPSLTEEVKPRAVVVTNFFRDQLDRFGELDKTVELVKKSLQKLPPQSLIILNADDPLVASLGVKHRGPILYYGIESRSYGNKDMSQSAETRFCRLCGKPLQYEWYYFGQLGHYHCPHCGFQRPKPQVRITDIELKGEEGSSFSLETPQGLLSITLSTPGFYNIYNALAAIAAASHMKTTQSSMQMGLEGYRTNFGRMERLDIGAERKAFLALIKNPTGCDEVIRTLRQNEGPKRLLIMIQDNAADGRDISWLWDADFESLEQIAPQLQSIATSGLRGEDMALRLSYAGLPAQKIQFIASIDEAIASTIEATGPGETLYILPTYTALLAAKTTLTRLGYSPKYWEE, from the coding sequence TTGTTCCCTTCTCCTCGACTTCTTACAGCTTTATGGCTGGGAAAGGTAGCTATTACGGTCAATCGTCATATCGGTCATGGCGGCACATCCCTACCCGGCATGGTCGGTCGTAAAATTGCCCCACAAATGTTATCCTCCCTAGCGAGTCAATTAAAAAAAGGAGCCATTGTCGTTACAGGTACCAATGGGAAAACGACAACATCCAAAATGCTTGCCGCCATTATGGAAAAAGCAGGCCTAACACTGACGCACAATCGAGCCGGCGCTAACTTGATCAGCGGCATTACAACAGCTTTTATTCAATCGGCCTCTGTCGGTGGTCAGATTGGCAGCGACTTAGGGATTATTGAAGTCGACGAAGCTACAGTCCCTTCTCTAACAGAAGAAGTAAAACCTCGAGCTGTTGTGGTTACGAACTTTTTTCGAGATCAACTGGATCGCTTTGGTGAATTGGATAAAACAGTAGAGCTTGTTAAGAAATCACTTCAAAAGCTCCCTCCCCAATCACTTATTATCTTAAATGCAGATGATCCGCTTGTAGCTTCTCTAGGTGTTAAACACCGAGGACCGATTCTCTACTACGGTATTGAAAGCCGCTCTTATGGCAATAAGGATATGTCACAATCGGCTGAAACTCGCTTTTGTCGCCTCTGCGGCAAACCGCTACAGTATGAATGGTACTATTTTGGTCAACTTGGTCATTACCACTGTCCACATTGTGGCTTCCAACGACCAAAACCGCAAGTGCGTATTACTGACATCGAATTAAAAGGCGAAGAAGGCTCTAGCTTTTCCCTGGAAACGCCACAAGGGCTTCTTTCCATCACTTTATCGACCCCTGGTTTTTACAACATTTACAACGCTTTGGCAGCTATCGCTGCAGCATCCCATATGAAGACAACCCAAAGTTCGATGCAAATGGGCCTTGAGGGGTATCGTACCAATTTCGGGAGAATGGAGCGCCTTGACATCGGTGCTGAGCGGAAAGCTTTTCTAGCTTTAATCAAAAATCCTACCGGTTGTGATGAAGTGATTCGAACGCTCCGACAAAATGAAGGACCCAAGCGATTGCTCATTATGATTCAAGATAACGCCGCCGATGGTCGCGACATTTCCTGGCTTTGGGATGCTGATTTTGAGAGCTTAGAGCAAATTGCCCCTCAACTCCAGAGCATCGCCACTTCGGGCCTTCGGGGAGAAGACATGGCTCTCCGACTTTCCTACGCCGGACTGCCTGCCCAGAAAATTCAATTCATTGCGAGTATCGATGAAGCCATTGCCAGCACGATCGAAGCTACAGGTCCTGGTGAAACTTTGTATATCCTTCCTACTTACACAGCATTGCTAGCTGCCAAAACAACGCTAACCCGCCTGGGTTACTCTCCTAAGTACTGGGAAGAATAA
- a CDS encoding HU family DNA-binding protein gives MNKTELISAVAEKTQLSKKDTEKAINAFFSVVEESLKAGDKVQLVGFGTFETRERSSRTGRNPHTGETITIDASVVPAFKAGKTLKDAIASK, from the coding sequence GTGAACAAGACCGAGTTAATCAGTGCGGTCGCTGAGAAAACCCAACTATCGAAGAAAGATACGGAAAAAGCAATCAATGCCTTCTTTTCAGTCGTAGAAGAGTCCTTAAAAGCTGGTGATAAAGTGCAGCTTGTTGGTTTCGGAACTTTTGAAACACGGGAAAGAAGTTCTCGCACAGGCAGGAATCCTCATACAGGGGAAACTATCACAATTGATGCTTCTGTTGTACCTGCTTTTAAAGCCGGTAAAACATTAAAGGATGCTATTGCTTCTAAGTAA
- a CDS encoding FtsB family cell division protein, with amino-acid sequence MIALKKTSKASFLSLKSLLFFLLVFLFLLASIPPYLQQRQLVQEAETLQAEIEVLRQERMKLEQHKAWLSTDEYVEQVARQQLGLVRPGEVVIIRARDDMR; translated from the coding sequence GTGATTGCCCTGAAGAAGACCAGCAAGGCATCCTTTCTATCTCTAAAAAGCCTGCTATTTTTTTTGTTGGTTTTTCTCTTTTTGCTGGCTTCGATTCCGCCTTATCTACAACAACGGCAATTGGTTCAAGAAGCAGAAACGCTGCAAGCAGAGATTGAAGTACTTCGTCAAGAGCGGATGAAGCTAGAACAACATAAAGCTTGGCTCTCTACCGATGAATATGTTGAGCAGGTGGCTCGACAACAACTGGGTTTGGTTAGGCCTGGAGAAGTCGTTATTATTAGAGCTAGAGATGACATGCGATGA
- a CDS encoding RNA-binding S4 domain-containing protein, translating to MRIDKFLKVSRIIKRRTLAKEVCDGGRIQVNGRPAKAGTEIKVGDRVVIQFPRKRLEIEIKAVKDSARVEEAPTLYEVLQEEFTSETE from the coding sequence TTGCGGATCGATAAGTTTCTAAAAGTATCTCGAATTATCAAAAGGCGAACGCTGGCCAAAGAAGTCTGTGATGGTGGACGTATACAGGTAAATGGTCGTCCTGCCAAAGCCGGCACAGAGATTAAAGTCGGCGATCGCGTTGTGATTCAATTTCCGCGAAAGCGTTTAGAAATAGAGATTAAAGCAGTAAAGGACAGTGCCCGTGTAGAAGAGGCGCCAACCCTTTATGAGGTTTTGCAAGAAGAATTTACATCGGAAACTGAATAA
- a CDS encoding putative polysaccharide biosynthesis protein has protein sequence MPISSWWSSTGSRRLLTGALWLTAAGVISKFLGAFYRIPLARILGPEGVGLYQMAYPLYTMVLNLATAGLPVAISVLVARKSAQGDHSNALRIFTASFWLLFVLGLGATYLLYMYAEVLAVRILKDERAIYSLWAVAPAIFLASMMAAIRGYFQGYQQMMPTALSQVAEQLVRVGTILLLTIFLMDKGIELAAAGATFGAVTGGLAGLMVLLFLFYRWKGNLSFRSSVYHNEMIREVAMTRSEALQGKSSYLSLWKSLLLLSMPIALGGLVTPVMQTVDAVLIPRGLQLTGYTAPEAAAMFGEFSGMATVLIFLPTMVTGAVGSSLVPAISSAWSAGNQQLARENYVTALRLVTIISWPAAVGLAVLALPICTLLFHAPGAASSLTWLAPAVVFTAFYQVATAGLQGMGRTFFPVIALALGAFIKGAFNLWALPVYGLAGAAVGSNVAFGLAALMTVSYLHWRSPFGFSWLFTLFKPAVAATIMGVYAATMLPYLTDWLGPWPGLLLVVLSSGLVYLMTLLAVGGLRSSDLAALPRVGPKLAQWQRRFWGR, from the coding sequence ATGCCCATCAGCTCATGGTGGTCTTCGACAGGTAGCCGACGCTTGTTGACGGGAGCTTTGTGGCTCACGGCAGCAGGTGTGATTAGCAAGTTTCTAGGTGCTTTTTATCGAATACCGCTGGCTCGAATTTTAGGTCCTGAAGGTGTGGGTCTTTACCAGATGGCCTATCCTCTTTATACGATGGTGCTCAATCTTGCGACAGCCGGTCTGCCTGTAGCAATTTCCGTTCTTGTGGCTCGAAAATCAGCACAGGGAGATCATAGCAATGCTCTGCGTATCTTTACAGCTTCCTTCTGGCTTCTTTTTGTCTTGGGTTTAGGTGCTACATATCTTCTCTACATGTATGCTGAAGTACTGGCTGTGCGCATTCTGAAAGATGAACGAGCAATTTACTCGCTCTGGGCTGTAGCACCAGCTATTTTTCTTGCTTCTATGATGGCAGCAATTCGTGGCTATTTTCAAGGTTATCAGCAAATGATGCCGACGGCACTGTCTCAAGTTGCTGAGCAACTAGTACGAGTTGGCACAATCTTGCTTTTAACAATTTTTTTGATGGATAAAGGGATAGAACTAGCCGCTGCCGGCGCGACTTTTGGCGCTGTAACAGGTGGTTTAGCTGGATTGATGGTGTTACTTTTTCTGTTCTATCGTTGGAAAGGCAACCTTTCTTTTCGGAGTTCAGTGTACCACAATGAAATGATCCGAGAAGTGGCCATGACTCGTTCCGAGGCTTTGCAAGGAAAATCCAGCTATTTGTCACTATGGAAATCCCTGTTGCTCTTATCTATGCCAATTGCCTTAGGAGGCCTTGTCACGCCAGTTATGCAAACGGTGGATGCTGTATTGATTCCGCGGGGGTTGCAACTGACGGGCTATACAGCACCGGAAGCGGCAGCCATGTTTGGTGAATTTTCAGGGATGGCAACAGTGTTGATTTTTTTGCCAACGATGGTAACAGGTGCTGTAGGCTCTAGTCTTGTTCCTGCCATATCAAGTGCCTGGTCTGCTGGAAATCAGCAGTTGGCGCGGGAAAACTATGTTACAGCATTGCGCTTGGTCACCATTATATCCTGGCCAGCTGCGGTTGGTCTTGCTGTATTGGCACTGCCGATCTGTACGCTTCTCTTTCACGCGCCCGGTGCTGCTAGCTCTTTGACCTGGTTAGCACCGGCTGTTGTATTTACAGCTTTCTACCAAGTGGCTACAGCAGGGCTTCAAGGCATGGGTCGAACTTTTTTCCCTGTTATTGCTCTAGCGCTGGGAGCTTTTATCAAAGGTGCGTTTAACTTATGGGCTTTACCCGTCTATGGTTTAGCTGGAGCGGCCGTAGGAAGCAATGTCGCTTTTGGCTTGGCAGCATTGATGACAGTGAGCTATCTACACTGGCGCAGCCCTTTTGGCTTTTCTTGGCTTTTTACCTTGTTCAAGCCAGCTGTTGCTGCTACAATAATGGGAGTCTATGCGGCTACCATGCTACCTTACCTAACCGATTGGCTCGGTCCCTGGCCTGGGTTACTGCTCGTCGTCTTATCATCGGGTCTGGTTTACTTGATGACGTTGTTGGCTGTTGGTGGCCTAAGAAGCAGCGATCTGGCGGCGTTGCCTAGAGTAGGTCCGAAGCTGGCACAATGGCAACGTAGATTTTGGGGTCGTTGA
- a CDS encoding peptidyl-prolyl cis-trans isomerase, whose amino-acid sequence MKKYLRLYMGVLIALLSLTLLAGCSGNSVVATVNGESLYRHELDKRVDRYKMELAARGVTENNKDMIAMMEQQELERMIEEKLYEQEAIKLNIQVTDEQVEEELAKEKMRFQSEEEYLAALQQVELTDQEFREIIREGIMLYELFEHITADIEVSEEDMRQYYEAHPEKFVEPEQVEASHILVESEEEAREIIAQLRAGANFAQLAKDTSIDQVSGERGGELGFFTREDMVEEFANAAFSLNIGQYSQEPVPSLFGYHIILVQDKKAEKKLTFEEARTQLQIELPTEKKVEKFESWFEQVKSMAEIERKIA is encoded by the coding sequence TTGAAAAAATATTTACGGCTTTATATGGGTGTTCTTATAGCACTCCTATCGTTAACTTTGTTAGCAGGCTGTTCTGGAAACTCTGTAGTTGCAACTGTGAATGGAGAATCGTTGTATCGCCATGAGCTAGACAAGCGTGTGGATCGTTACAAAATGGAATTGGCGGCCCGTGGTGTTACGGAAAATAACAAAGACATGATCGCTATGATGGAACAGCAAGAGCTAGAGCGTATGATTGAAGAAAAGCTTTATGAACAAGAAGCGATTAAATTGAATATTCAAGTTACTGATGAGCAAGTAGAAGAAGAATTGGCAAAAGAGAAGATGCGCTTTCAGTCAGAAGAAGAATATTTAGCAGCTCTTCAACAAGTTGAGCTGACAGATCAAGAATTCAGAGAAATTATTCGAGAAGGCATTATGCTCTATGAGCTTTTTGAGCATATTACGGCAGATATAGAAGTATCTGAAGAAGATATGCGACAATATTATGAGGCTCACCCTGAAAAGTTTGTAGAGCCAGAGCAAGTGGAAGCTTCTCATATTCTAGTTGAATCAGAAGAAGAAGCAAGGGAGATTATTGCTCAACTGAGAGCGGGCGCTAATTTTGCCCAGTTGGCCAAGGATACGTCAATTGATCAAGTATCTGGTGAAAGAGGTGGCGAATTGGGCTTTTTCACTAGAGAAGACATGGTAGAAGAATTTGCCAACGCTGCCTTCTCTTTGAACATTGGTCAATACAGCCAAGAACCTGTACCTTCTCTCTTTGGTTATCATATTATTCTTGTGCAAGACAAAAAAGCAGAGAAGAAACTGACTTTTGAGGAAGCAAGAACACAATTGCAGATTGAGCTTCCAACAGAGAAAAAAGTAGAGAAATTTGAAAGCTGGTTCGAACAAGTAAAATCAATGGCTGAAATCGAAAGAAAAATTGCATAG
- a CDS encoding type 1 glutamine amidotransferase: MIATPLTTEKKVSLQLLHLYPDLLNLYGDRGNIIALSRRCQWRHIEFTIVQASLGDKVDFSTIDIVFMGGGSDREQTLLFQDFKAYKGPALVEATEEGLPLLAVCGGYQLLGKYYKTQEGDEMPGLGLFDAWTEAGKNRLIGNVVARIPLLGPNITLVGFENHSGKTYLGSSETTVPLAQIIAGHGNNGQDKGEGAIYKNAVGTYLHGPILPKNPAFADWLLTKALERKYGKGQLEPLPDLWEQKAHQSVVKRFS, translated from the coding sequence ATGATAGCAACCCCCCTTACAACGGAGAAAAAAGTATCCCTACAGTTGCTTCATCTCTACCCTGATTTGTTAAATTTGTATGGAGATCGTGGCAACATCATTGCTTTATCGCGTCGATGCCAATGGCGTCATATTGAGTTTACCATCGTTCAAGCTTCTTTGGGCGACAAAGTTGACTTTTCCACCATCGACATCGTCTTTATGGGCGGAGGCTCCGACAGAGAACAAACACTTCTTTTTCAAGATTTTAAAGCTTACAAAGGTCCCGCATTGGTCGAAGCCACAGAAGAAGGTCTGCCCTTGCTCGCCGTTTGTGGTGGCTATCAACTACTTGGAAAATACTACAAAACACAAGAAGGCGATGAAATGCCTGGTCTTGGTCTCTTTGATGCTTGGACAGAAGCTGGAAAAAACCGTTTAATCGGAAATGTAGTTGCTCGAATTCCTCTGCTTGGTCCCAACATCACTTTAGTAGGCTTCGAAAATCACTCTGGTAAAACCTACTTAGGCTCTAGCGAGACAACAGTACCTTTGGCCCAAATAATAGCAGGCCATGGCAACAACGGCCAGGACAAAGGAGAAGGTGCCATCTATAAAAACGCTGTGGGTACCTATCTCCATGGTCCCATCTTGCCGAAAAATCCCGCTTTTGCTGATTGGCTCCTTACCAAAGCACTAGAACGCAAATATGGCAAAGGCCAGCTTGAGCCTTTGCCTGATCTATGGGAGCAGAAAGCCCATCAGTCCGTTGTAAAGCGCTTCTCTTAA
- the yabP gene encoding sporulation protein YabP — protein MNDRAVKHGFVVSERKSIQIEGVTQVGAFDEEEIYLVTLGGPLLLKGEGLQITQLNLDDQILAVEGYIKSVQYLEENSPQNYKQKGKNLISRLLR, from the coding sequence ATGAACGATCGAGCAGTCAAGCATGGCTTCGTTGTGTCAGAGCGTAAAAGCATTCAAATTGAAGGGGTAACACAAGTTGGTGCTTTTGATGAGGAAGAGATCTATCTGGTAACTCTGGGTGGACCTTTGTTGCTAAAGGGAGAAGGTTTACAGATTACGCAGCTTAATTTAGATGATCAAATCCTTGCTGTGGAAGGGTATATAAAGTCGGTGCAGTACTTAGAAGAGAATTCCCCCCAGAATTATAAACAGAAAGGCAAGAATCTGATCAGTAGGTTATTACGATGA
- the yabQ gene encoding spore cortex biosynthesis protein YabQ, whose translation MTPLAQQIYDFLLSSVGGVIIGAGFDLYRTLIRVGYRRWWVALADVIIWLMGALLFFLLLFWGNWGEIRAYVFLGLATGLLLYFRYLSGEVRAFWEGMLELILHILRTLFYVLTFPFIYLYQLLVRVVRYLLKKSHAFWQWYLRRWGRPIGSMAKKIRGRWRNFWRTCRQKLGRWRRRPPADPPSMG comes from the coding sequence GTGACACCTCTGGCCCAGCAGATTTATGATTTTCTATTGTCTTCTGTAGGGGGTGTGATAATAGGTGCTGGCTTTGATCTCTATCGCACCCTCATTCGGGTAGGATATCGTCGTTGGTGGGTCGCTCTAGCCGATGTGATCATTTGGCTCATGGGTGCCTTGCTTTTCTTCTTACTTTTATTCTGGGGAAACTGGGGCGAAATACGAGCTTATGTTTTTTTAGGTCTTGCGACGGGACTGCTTCTTTACTTTCGCTATCTTTCTGGAGAAGTGCGCGCTTTTTGGGAAGGTATGCTGGAGTTGATATTACACATTTTGCGCACCCTTTTTTACGTCCTTACTTTTCCGTTTATTTACTTGTATCAACTACTAGTGCGTGTAGTTCGTTATTTGCTGAAAAAAAGCCATGCCTTTTGGCAATGGTATCTTCGCCGCTGGGGTCGCCCAATAGGGTCTATGGCTAAAAAGATACGTGGAAGGTGGCGCAACTTCTGGCGTACTTGTCGTCAAAAGCTGGGGCGATGGCGGCGAAGACCGCCTGCTGATCCGCCTTCTATGGGATAA